In Vicinamibacterales bacterium, the DNA window GACATGCCGGTCCTGGAGCTTCTGCAGCGTCGCCAGTCCGTCCATGCCGGGCAGCCAGATGTCGAGCACGATCACGTCGTAGCTGGTGCGGACGACGCGATCGAGGCAGGCTTCGCCGGACTCCACCGCCTCGACCGCGTAGCCTTCGTCGCGCAGCACGCCGCCGAGGGCGCTGCGCACGCCCGCCTCGTCGTCCACGATCAGAATGCGTTCTTTCACCTGAAGCCTAACGTCCGATGCCTAGCACGGCAGCTCGATGACGAAGCGCGAGCCCCTGGGGGCATTGTCTCCCACCTCGATCGACCCGCCGTGCTCGGCGACGATCCGCCGCACGATGGCCAGCCCGAGGCCGCTGCCGCGCCCCTTGGTCGAGTAGTACGGCATGAACAGCTTCTCACGCTCGGCGGGAGGCACGCCCGGGCCGTTGTCGGCGATCACGATCCGCGCGACCGCGTTGGCCGCGTCGTGCTGGGTTTCGATGGTGATCACGCCCGGCGCGCTGGCCATCGCCTCGATGGCGTTGTCGAGCAGGTTGATGACGACGCGGCGGATCTGCTCGACGTCGAGCCGCACCGGCGGAAGTCCCGGCGCGAACCGGCGGTCGATCCGGATGTGCTGGAAGAGTCCGTCGTAGAGGGCGAGCGTCTCGGAGAGGACGGTGTTCAGGTTCGCCGGCACGGCGCGCGGCGCCGGCATCCGGGCGAACTGCGCGAACTCGTCGACCAGCGCCTTCAGCGACTCCACTTCCCCGACGATCGTCGTCGTGCACTCGTCGACCAGCGCGCGCGTCGCTTCCGGCGCGCCGCCGAAATGGCGCCGCATGCGCTCGGCGGACAACTGGATCGGGGTGAGCGGGTTCTTGATCTCGTGCGCCAGCCGCCGCGCCACGTCGCGCCACGCCGCCACGCGCTGCGTCCGCACCAGCGGCGTCACGTCGTCGAACACGAGCACTGTTCCCTCGTGCGCGCCGGCTTCGCCGTGGAGCGCGGTCGCGGCGGCGGCGAGGTGAATCTCGCGCCCCCCGCGCGAGAGCGCGATCTCCTGGGCGGCGGGCCGGCCCGGCGCCGCGGTGACGGAGCGGACGAGCGAGGCGAGCGGCTGCAGATCCTCGCGCGCGAGCAGCTGCTCGGCCGGCGATCCGACGATGCCGGGATCGACGTCGAGCAGACGGCCGGCGGCGTTGTTGATCGTGCTGACCCGGCCGTCGGGCCCGATCGAGACGACGCCGGTGGCGATGCGCTGCAGCACGGTCTCGATGTAGCGCCGCCGTTCGTCGAGCTCGGAGTTCTTGCGCTCCATCTCGACGCGCGACCGCTCCAGCCGCCGCTGGCTGGTCGCCAGCTCTCCCGCCATCGAGTTGAAGGCCTCGACCAGCGACCCGAACTCGTCGCGCGTCTCCGGCTCGATGCGGTGATCGAGGTGCCCGGCGCCGATCTCGCGGGCGCCGGCGGCGAGCATGCCGACCGGCCGGGTAATCCGCTTGGCCAGGTACAGCCCGAGCCACGTCGCGCTCACCAGGATCATCAGCGTCATCATCAGGAAGAGCGAGAGGTACACGCCCTCGAGCGGCGCCTTGAGGACGCGCAGCTGGCTGTAGTCCTCGTACGCCTCGGCGATGATGCGCGCGTGGCCCTGCAGCTCTCCGGACAGATGGTCGCTGGCGATGAGGACGCCGACCGGACGCCCGCC includes these proteins:
- a CDS encoding ATP-binding protein, with protein sequence MSTTRDAAVRPTLPPRRPPREAERRPFRDNPRLIIVGILLLLGSLAVIIRLSDRTTRLNPDFVSEVVLYALSVADVTMLLALGFVLARNVIKLVVERRRGLPFSRFRLKLVAALLGLTIVPSVLVLLAGSELIRQTTARWFSQPVTDVLTSANAIAGTFYRDRQAAVARQATQLASAIPPQALAGADLDALKASLSGAVMDGRVGMVEIYRLQPAAEGKTEVVPVVALQSPSLPAGHLRASSDRLAAKIAAGSGDTQAQEPIESGEFVRAGILIRDGGGRPVGVLIASDHLSGELQGHARIIAEAYEDYSQLRVLKAPLEGVYLSLFLMMTLMILVSATWLGLYLAKRITRPVGMLAAGAREIGAGHLDHRIEPETRDEFGSLVEAFNSMAGELATSQRRLERSRVEMERKNSELDERRRYIETVLQRIATGVVSIGPDGRVSTINNAAGRLLDVDPGIVGSPAEQLLAREDLQPLASLVRSVTAAPGRPAAQEIALSRGGREIHLAAAATALHGEAGAHEGTVLVFDDVTPLVRTQRVAAWRDVARRLAHEIKNPLTPIQLSAERMRRHFGGAPEATRALVDECTTTIVGEVESLKALVDEFAQFARMPAPRAVPANLNTVLSETLALYDGLFQHIRIDRRFAPGLPPVRLDVEQIRRVVINLLDNAIEAMASAPGVITIETQHDAANAVARIVIADNGPGVPPAEREKLFMPYYSTKGRGSGLGLAIVRRIVAEHGGSIEVGDNAPRGSRFVIELPC